In the genome of Magnolia sinica isolate HGM2019 chromosome 2, MsV1, whole genome shotgun sequence, one region contains:
- the LOC131237806 gene encoding E3 ubiquitin-protein ligase RHA2A-like yields MGLPGDLSNVPSDSIPIILVALAAHCVCYLKSLIFCLFQSIGFSRLRGSRGDVVVGGDRLFGAVGSGLAGLIVLTEQLKVTRVYTFRKGGSDEGDGDAGPSDCVVCLCGLRDGDQVRRLACCHVFHKVCLEGWFDHQNLNCPLCRAPLVSEEERVVETEQRVGA; encoded by the coding sequence aTGGGTCTACCCGGCGATCTGAGCAACGTGCCTTCTGACTCGATCCCCATAATTCTCGTAGCTCTCGCCGCTCACTGCGTATGTTATCTCAAATCCCTCATCTTTTGCCTCTTCCAATCGATTGGCTTCTCCAGACTCCGCGGCTCGAGAGGGGATGTGGTCGTTGGCGGGGACAGGCTATTTGGCGCCGTGGGCTCAGGATTAGCCGGTCTGATCGTGCTGACGGAGCAGCTTAAAGTCACCCGCGTGTACACGTTTAGGAAAGGGGGAAGTGATGAGGGGGACGGTGATGCTGGGCCGTCTGATTGTGTGGTGTGCTTGTGTGGGCTGAGGGATGGGGACCAGGTGCGCAGGTTAGCATGCTGCCATGTTTTTCACAAGGTTTGCTTGGAAGGGTGGTTCGATCACCAGAACTTAAACTGCCCGCTCTGTCGTGCGCCGCTGGTGTCAGAGGAAGAGAGAGTGGTGGAGACGGAGCAGCGCGTGGGAGCGTAG